Within the Streptomyces sp. NBC_00554 genome, the region CGATGCCGTGCGGGGCGCGCCGGGCGCCCCACGGGGAATGCGGCTCCTCACTGGAGTACATCCGTGTCCGGTGGTGCTGACCGGGATCCGCCCCGTCCCGAGGGCGGATCCCGGCCGTCCGGCGCGGTCAGCCCGCGTCGGCCACCAGGCCGGCCTGTTCCACTCCGAAGACGGCGACGAGCTCGTCGTTCTCCGGGCGCTCTCCGCTGACGCCCACCGCGCCGAGCAGCTCACCCTCCTTGTCCCGGACGAGCACACCGCCCCGGGAAGAAGCGATGCGGCCCTCGGAGATCGAGGCCAGGGCGGCGAAGAAGGCGGGGTCACGGGTCGCGTGACGTGCCCCCGCCGCGCCGCCCGAGCCGGTGCCGAGGCAGCCCCATGCCTTGGCGTGCGCGATCTGCGGGCGCAGGATGCCCGCGCCGTCCTCCCGCTTGACGACCTGGGGGTGGCCCCCAGGGTCGAGCACGGTGATCGTCAGGGGTCGCAGTCCCAGGTCGCGCGCGTGGCTCAGCGCGGCGTCGACGATCTCGGACGCCTGGGTCAGACTCAGACCGGTCATGTCCGTGGCTCCTCTGCATTCTTGCTGTTCTGGGTGTTATGGGATTTCTGGAGTGCGGTCAATGGGTCGGGTGAGGTCAGGGGGTCTCCTCTGCGTCGGAGTTGATGCTTCCGCCGACCGGTGCGGGGGGCGGGGATCGTGCTCGCCGCGTCGGCGTCGCTGACCCGGGTGGCCGCGTACAGGCCCAGCAGGTTGAGCGCGGCGGCGGTGAGGAAGGCGGCGCGGTAACCGGACATGTCCGGGGCGCTTCCGGTGCCGGACACGCCGCCCGTGGCCGACACGAGGACGGTGGTGGCCACCGCGACTCCGGTGGCGCCGCCGAGCCTGCGGCCGACGTTGAACAGGGTCGAGGCCCGGCCGGAGGATGAGGAGGTGACCGTGGCGAAGGACGCGGACTGGGTGCCCACGAACACCTGGCCGACGGAGAGACCCATGGCGAACAGCAGCAGCCGGACCCACCACAGACCGGTGTCCGTGTGCCACAGGCTCATCAGCGCGATGGTCGTACTCGTGCCGGCCGCGCCCAGCATCAGATGCCTGCGGGGGCGCAGCCTGCGGTAGAGCAGCCGGCTGGCGAGCTGCGAGCCGGTGACCACGCCCACGGCCTCGGCGAAGATGGTCAGTCCGGCGGCCAGCGGGGTCATTCCCCGCTCGTCCTGGAGGTAGAGCGTGACCGTGAACAAGGTGCCGAGGAAGGCCACCGACTGCACGGTCATCACCGCGGTACCGGACGCGAACAGACGGTCCGACAGCAGCCGTACGTCCATCATCGGGGACTCCTTGCGGAGTTCGACGACGATCATCGCGGCGACCAGGACGACACCGAGGGCCACGCAGGCGGCGATCGGGACCGTGGTCCAGCCCCGCTCGGGCCCCTCCGAGACGCCGTACATCAGCAGACCGAGCCCCGACGCCGCGAGCAGGAACCCGGCCAGGTCGAAGCGCTCCGTGGGCCGGGCGGGCTCGTTGCGCAGGTACAGCACGCCGAACACGACCGCGAAGACTCCGACCGGCACATTGACGTAGAAGATCGCCCGCCAG harbors:
- a CDS encoding heme-binding protein, with protein sequence MTGLSLTQASEIVDAALSHARDLGLRPLTITVLDPGGHPQVVKREDGAGILRPQIAHAKAWGCLGTGSGGAAGARHATRDPAFFAALASISEGRIASSRGGVLVRDKEGELLGAVGVSGERPENDELVAVFGVEQAGLVADAG
- a CDS encoding DHA2 family efflux MFS transporter permease subunit, producing MPGRRRGPRIVVSQKVAVGVVYVAGLFLSTLDMTIVNVALPSIGRAFSVPSTAVDTVSISYLVSLAVFVPASGWLGDRFGGKRTLLTAVAVFTAGSALCGMATSIGELVAFRVLQGAGGGMLASVGMAMLLRAFAPGERVRASAILSIANGLAPTLGPVVGGLLVTEVSWRAIFYVNVPVGVFAVVFGVLYLRNEPARPTERFDLAGFLLAASGLGLLMYGVSEGPERGWTTVPIAACVALGVVLVAAMIVVELRKESPMMDVRLLSDRLFASGTAVMTVQSVAFLGTLFTVTLYLQDERGMTPLAAGLTIFAEAVGVVTGSQLASRLLYRRLRPRRHLMLGAAGTSTTIALMSLWHTDTGLWWVRLLLFAMGLSVGQVFVGTQSASFATVTSSSSGRASTLFNVGRRLGGATGVAVATTVLVSATGGVSGTGSAPDMSGYRAAFLTAAALNLLGLYAATRVSDADAASTIPAPRTGRRKHQLRRRGDPLTSPDPLTALQKSHNTQNSKNAEEPRT